The following proteins come from a genomic window of Pyxidicoccus sp. MSG2:
- a CDS encoding winged helix-turn-helix transcriptional regulator — MASSLERTFNCPVELALEVLGGKWKVVMLARLKEGPLRYAELRRLTPRMSEKMLTQRLRELEEQGLIQRVTRPGAGKQVFYALTPRGESARPTLQALYDWGLRLADEVGARIEAPRPAPRRKTA, encoded by the coding sequence ATGGCCTCTTCCCTGGAACGGACCTTCAACTGTCCCGTCGAGCTCGCGCTGGAGGTGCTCGGGGGCAAGTGGAAGGTCGTGATGCTCGCGCGGCTGAAGGAAGGGCCGCTGCGCTACGCGGAGCTGCGGAGGCTGACGCCGCGCATGAGCGAGAAGATGCTCACCCAGCGGCTGCGCGAGCTGGAGGAGCAGGGGCTCATCCAGCGCGTCACGCGGCCCGGCGCGGGGAAGCAGGTCTTCTACGCGCTGACACCCCGGGGCGAGTCCGCGCGCCCCACGCTCCAGGCGCTCTACGACTGGGGCCTGCGCCTCGCCGATGAAGTGGGCGCCCGTATCGAAGCACCCCGACCCGCACCCCGAAGGAAGACCGCATGA
- a CDS encoding protein kinase domain-containing protein, with translation MSERYEAELRHALAEGVLSRDEVDALRTEAARRGLGPLELLREQGRLSEDSLIALRGEARADAGKASGTVGADTLAPAAVRPMAPQEALRSADTPAPGTAAVSPAPPPAETTGREPEAALAPRADEPAFPVPGWDRYQPVRFLGQGGMGRVFLAWDPRLRRQVALKFVRDDDPELARRFVSEARAQARVDHAHVCRVYEVGEVQGRVYIAMQYVDGQPLNVLVDALTVEQKAMLLRDAAEGVHAAHRAGLIHRDIKPSNVLVERTAEGHLKPYVMDFGLARDWKEGVTATGTVLGTPHYMSPEQARGEVTRLDRRADVYSLGATLYALLTGQSPVPGDNGLEVLSNIATAEPRPPRALDADIPGDLEAITLKCLEKDRSARYGSARELAEDLGRFLDGAPVLARTGPGYRARKWLRRHRRAVATASVALLAVSLALGQAVLARREVTQRETLARRFTEGVERIEAQARYSGTAPLHDTRTDREALRARMRDIESAMRDAGPVAEGPGHYALGRGFLALGDEARAREHLEAAWARGYQEPRVAYALALVLGHLYQEQRLEAERLRDATRREARLREVEARYRAPTLDFLRRSDGAEVPAPEYVEALRASHEDRTDDALAKLAALGTRLPGFHEAPLLRGDIHLTRALRRWNAGDREGAREDFDAGRRAYAEAADIGRSVPAVHRALTLLEYESLVVEVYGQGDVLPPYTRGVEAVGRALTAARDDAMSHVLESALHRRLAEQHSRQGGEVEPLLDKALAAAREAVALAPSEPKALTELALDSWQRANYRQEQGQDVRELLRDAAATFERIPTEARDFDFHINLGLVFKVWADSEDGAGGDALPYRNRGVDAFRTAVDLDARRAEAWTNLGQAYVSRASHPRAPDADGDLSRAAEAMERACALNPSLLSSWFYAGEAYEARARRLRDSGRDAGPEWARALAAYRRGVSINAKLPPLHNGVGTILFEQAKDAWDRGDDAEPLLRQAVAAFEQAIAVAPGQGFAHNNIGEVQAWHAEVLLAGTDSPLPAVRAAEVALQRAVTLLPDVPQPWMWLGAVHRVEAADALRRNADTARPLKQSTEALRRALALNPGLAQAWLLLGETQAVEARARRGQGRDEDFEAAAQSFQKAVDLEPARPEFRTAFARFCLTWSEWRSRSGRDAAPMLERGLTLAEAAVAARPAWAEALAVRGALLAERVELPDPSEPRLQEQWRVAREELTRMLSGGDSRKRALMREQARLTRATPR, from the coding sequence GTGAGCGAGCGATATGAAGCAGAGCTGCGCCACGCTCTCGCGGAGGGCGTGCTGTCCCGTGACGAGGTGGATGCCCTGCGCACCGAGGCCGCGCGCAGGGGACTGGGCCCGCTGGAGTTGCTGCGCGAGCAGGGACGTCTCTCCGAGGACTCGCTCATCGCGCTGCGCGGCGAAGCCCGGGCCGATGCAGGCAAGGCCTCTGGAACGGTGGGCGCGGACACGCTGGCACCTGCCGCCGTGCGTCCCATGGCTCCGCAGGAGGCGCTTCGCTCCGCCGACACGCCCGCTCCAGGCACCGCCGCCGTGAGCCCCGCGCCCCCACCCGCTGAGACCACCGGCCGTGAGCCCGAGGCCGCGCTGGCCCCCCGCGCCGACGAGCCCGCGTTCCCCGTCCCCGGCTGGGACCGCTACCAACCCGTGCGCTTCCTCGGGCAGGGCGGCATGGGGCGTGTGTTCCTCGCGTGGGACCCGCGCCTGCGCCGCCAGGTCGCGCTCAAGTTCGTCCGTGACGATGACCCCGAGCTCGCCCGCCGCTTCGTCTCCGAGGCCCGCGCCCAGGCCCGCGTGGACCACGCGCACGTGTGCCGCGTGTACGAGGTCGGCGAAGTCCAGGGCCGCGTCTACATCGCCATGCAGTACGTGGACGGGCAGCCGCTCAACGTGCTCGTGGACGCGCTCACCGTGGAGCAGAAGGCCATGCTCCTCCGCGACGCCGCCGAGGGCGTCCACGCCGCCCACCGTGCGGGGCTCATCCACCGCGACATCAAGCCCTCCAACGTCCTCGTCGAGCGCACCGCCGAAGGCCACCTGAAGCCCTACGTCATGGACTTCGGCCTCGCTCGCGACTGGAAGGAGGGCGTCACCGCCACCGGCACGGTGCTCGGCACGCCGCACTACATGTCCCCCGAGCAGGCCCGGGGCGAAGTCACACGGCTGGACCGCCGCGCGGATGTCTACAGCCTCGGCGCCACCCTCTACGCGCTGCTCACCGGCCAATCTCCTGTCCCCGGTGACAACGGATTGGAGGTGCTCAGCAACATCGCCACCGCCGAGCCCCGCCCGCCGCGCGCGCTCGACGCGGACATCCCCGGCGACCTGGAGGCCATCACCCTCAAGTGTCTGGAGAAGGACCGCTCCGCCCGCTACGGCTCCGCGCGCGAGCTGGCCGAGGACCTGGGCCGCTTCCTCGACGGCGCGCCCGTCCTCGCACGCACCGGCCCCGGCTACCGCGCGCGCAAGTGGCTGCGCAGGCACCGCCGCGCCGTGGCCACCGCATCCGTCGCGCTGCTCGCCGTGTCGCTCGCGCTGGGGCAGGCCGTGCTCGCCCGCCGTGAAGTCACGCAGCGCGAGACACTGGCCCGCCGCTTCACGGAGGGCGTGGAGCGAATCGAAGCGCAGGCCCGCTACTCCGGCACCGCCCCGCTGCACGACACGCGCACGGACCGCGAGGCCCTCCGCGCGCGGATGCGCGACATCGAGTCCGCCATGCGCGACGCGGGCCCCGTGGCGGAAGGGCCGGGGCACTACGCGCTGGGCCGCGGCTTCCTCGCGCTCGGAGACGAGGCCCGCGCTCGCGAGCACCTGGAGGCCGCATGGGCGCGGGGCTACCAGGAGCCGCGCGTGGCGTATGCGCTGGCACTGGTGCTGGGCCACCTCTACCAGGAGCAGCGCCTGGAGGCGGAGCGCCTGCGGGACGCCACCCGCCGTGAGGCCCGCCTGCGCGAGGTGGAGGCCCGCTACCGCGCCCCCACGCTGGACTTCCTCCGGCGCAGCGACGGCGCGGAGGTGCCCGCCCCCGAGTACGTCGAGGCCCTGCGCGCCTCGCATGAGGACCGCACTGACGACGCGCTCGCGAAACTGGCCGCGCTCGGCACACGGCTGCCCGGCTTCCACGAGGCGCCGCTGTTGCGCGGAGACATCCACCTCACGCGGGCCCTGCGGCGCTGGAACGCGGGAGACCGCGAGGGCGCGCGCGAGGACTTCGACGCCGGCCGCCGCGCCTATGCGGAAGCCGCGGACATCGGCCGCAGCGTGCCCGCGGTACACCGGGCGCTGACGCTGCTCGAGTACGAGTCGCTCGTCGTGGAGGTGTACGGGCAGGGCGACGTGCTGCCTCCGTACACGCGCGGCGTGGAGGCGGTGGGACGTGCGCTCACGGCGGCTCGCGACGATGCGATGAGCCACGTGCTGGAGTCCGCGCTCCACCGTCGTCTCGCCGAGCAGCACTCGCGGCAGGGCGGAGAGGTGGAGCCCCTGTTGGACAAGGCGCTGGCGGCGGCGCGAGAGGCCGTGGCGCTCGCGCCGTCGGAGCCGAAGGCGCTGACGGAATTGGCGCTGGACTCGTGGCAGCGCGCCAACTACCGCCAGGAGCAGGGGCAGGACGTGCGCGAATTGCTCCGCGACGCCGCCGCCACCTTCGAGCGCATTCCCACGGAAGCGCGCGACTTCGACTTCCACATCAACCTGGGCCTCGTCTTCAAGGTGTGGGCCGACTCCGAGGACGGCGCGGGCGGAGATGCGCTCCCGTATCGGAACCGCGGCGTGGACGCCTTCCGCACCGCCGTGGACCTGGACGCGCGCCGCGCCGAGGCGTGGACCAACCTGGGCCAGGCGTACGTGTCCCGCGCCTCGCACCCGCGCGCGCCGGACGCGGACGGTGACCTGTCCCGCGCGGCGGAGGCGATGGAGCGCGCGTGCGCCCTCAATCCGAGCCTCCTCTCCTCCTGGTTCTACGCGGGCGAGGCCTACGAAGCGCGAGCCCGACGACTGCGTGACTCGGGACGGGACGCGGGGCCGGAGTGGGCGCGAGCCCTGGCGGCCTACCGCCGGGGCGTCTCCATCAACGCGAAGCTGCCGCCGCTGCACAACGGCGTGGGCACCATCCTCTTCGAGCAGGCGAAGGACGCGTGGGACAGGGGCGACGACGCGGAGCCGCTGCTGCGCCAGGCGGTGGCCGCCTTCGAGCAGGCCATCGCCGTGGCACCTGGCCAGGGCTTCGCCCACAACAACATCGGTGAAGTCCAGGCGTGGCACGCGGAGGTCCTGCTCGCTGGCACCGACTCTCCGCTGCCCGCCGTGCGCGCCGCGGAAGTGGCGCTCCAGCGGGCGGTGACGCTGCTGCCGGACGTGCCCCAGCCGTGGATGTGGCTGGGCGCGGTGCATCGGGTGGAGGCAGCGGACGCGCTGCGACGCAATGCCGACACGGCACGCCCCCTGAAGCAGTCCACGGAGGCGCTGCGCCGGGCGCTCGCGCTCAACCCGGGGCTGGCGCAGGCGTGGCTGCTGCTGGGCGAGACGCAGGCCGTCGAGGCGCGGGCGCGCAGGGGACAGGGCCGCGACGAGGACTTCGAGGCCGCGGCCCAATCCTTCCAGAAGGCCGTGGACCTGGAGCCCGCGCGCCCGGAGTTCCGCACCGCCTTCGCCCGGTTCTGCCTCACCTGGAGCGAGTGGCGCTCGCGCTCCGGGCGGGACGCCGCGCCGATGCTGGAGCGGGGCCTGACGCTGGCGGAGGCGGCGGTGGCGGCGCGGCCCGCGTGGGCGGAGGCGCTGGCCGTGCGCGGCGCCCTGCTGGCCGAGCGGGTGGAACTGCCCGACCCTTCGGAGCCCCGGCTCCAGGAGCAGTGGCGCGTGGCCCGGGAGGAGCTCACGCGCATGCTGTCGGGCGGTGACTCGAGGAAGCGGGCCCTGATGCGAGAGCAGGCCCGCCTGACTCGCGCTACCCCGAGGTGA
- a CDS encoding sigma 54-interacting transcriptional regulator, with protein MSRSLADVSTAALPQRSGGPKEPRTVPALTVVSHPLSRRVGERLLLDAVTAGREVDLSRNGPDFTRPGSALGEPLLDPFISRKPLHLSPGMLPGSVRLTNSDGGTQVSIAGTPMQGSWELSREELADGVPLELGGHVVVLLHLTDLSEEAPAADTLGMVGESTGVRRLRRHIERVADLDVPVLIRGETGTGKERVAQAIHQRSRRRDGTFLSVNLGAIPKELAAAELFGTQKGAYTGATQSREGFFRAAHGGTLFLDEVGEAPPEVQVMLLRVLETGELYPVGGSTPVTVDVRLLAATDANLEEQIRDGRFKAPLMHRLAGYDIHVPPLRERREDIGRLFLHFAREELESIGESHRLDNDDAYAEPWLPAPLAVRLVRFAWPGNIRQLRNLARQLVIGSRGQPRLLVEPRLEQELEAAARKAPANVMPGASSTSVNALPADRVAASPSTGVTSSEPAPEKTSARKKASQLTEQELLAALRENDWDLKATAEALGIARPSLYDLIDKSPNLRTAGDLSTEEITRCFQECDGDLDSMVRRLEVSRRALGRRLKELGLTPRNG; from the coding sequence CCGTCGTGTCGCATCCCCTGTCCCGGCGCGTCGGCGAGCGACTGCTGCTCGACGCCGTCACCGCCGGCAGGGAGGTGGACCTGTCTCGCAACGGCCCGGACTTCACGCGTCCCGGCTCCGCGCTGGGCGAGCCGCTGCTGGACCCGTTCATCAGCCGCAAGCCGCTGCACCTGTCCCCAGGCATGCTGCCCGGCAGCGTGCGGCTGACCAACAGCGACGGCGGCACGCAGGTGAGCATCGCCGGCACGCCGATGCAGGGCTCCTGGGAGCTGTCCCGCGAGGAGCTGGCCGACGGTGTCCCGCTGGAGCTGGGCGGGCACGTGGTGGTGCTGCTGCACCTGACGGACCTCTCCGAGGAAGCGCCCGCCGCCGACACGCTGGGCATGGTGGGCGAGAGCACCGGTGTGCGGCGCCTGCGCCGGCACATCGAGCGCGTGGCGGACCTGGACGTGCCGGTGCTGATTCGCGGCGAGACGGGCACGGGCAAGGAGCGCGTGGCCCAGGCCATCCACCAGCGCAGCCGGCGCCGGGACGGGACGTTCCTCAGCGTCAACCTGGGCGCCATCCCCAAGGAGCTGGCCGCCGCCGAGCTGTTCGGCACGCAGAAGGGCGCGTACACGGGTGCCACCCAGAGCCGCGAGGGCTTCTTCCGCGCCGCGCACGGCGGCACGCTGTTCCTCGACGAGGTGGGCGAGGCCCCGCCCGAGGTGCAGGTGATGCTGCTGCGCGTGCTGGAGACGGGCGAGCTGTACCCCGTCGGCGGCAGCACCCCCGTCACCGTGGACGTGCGTCTGCTCGCCGCCACGGACGCGAACCTGGAGGAGCAGATTCGAGACGGCCGCTTCAAGGCGCCGCTGATGCACCGGCTCGCCGGCTATGACATCCACGTGCCCCCGCTGCGCGAGCGTCGCGAGGACATCGGCCGCCTGTTCCTCCACTTCGCCCGCGAGGAGCTGGAGTCCATCGGCGAGTCGCATCGACTGGACAATGACGACGCGTACGCGGAGCCGTGGTTGCCCGCGCCGCTCGCGGTGCGACTGGTGCGCTTCGCGTGGCCGGGCAACATCCGCCAGCTTCGCAACCTGGCGCGGCAGCTCGTCATCGGAAGCCGGGGTCAGCCCCGCCTGCTCGTGGAGCCCCGGCTGGAGCAGGAACTGGAGGCCGCGGCCCGGAAGGCGCCGGCCAATGTGATGCCCGGCGCTTCCTCGACGTCCGTCAATGCTCTACCAGCGGACAGGGTGGCTGCGTCCCCGAGCACCGGGGTGACCTCCTCCGAGCCGGCTCCCGAGAAGACCTCGGCACGCAAGAAGGCGTCACAGCTCACCGAGCAGGAGTTGCTCGCCGCGCTGCGGGAGAACGACTGGGACCTCAAGGCCACGGCGGAGGCGCTCGGGATTGCGCGGCCCTCGCTGTATGACCTCATCGACAAGAGCCCGAACCTGCGCACCGCCGGGGACTTGAGCACGGAGGAAATCACCCGCTGCTTCCAGGAGTGCGACGGGGACCTGGACTCCATGGTGCGCCGGCTGGAGGTGTCCCGCCGCGCGCTGGGCCGGCGCCTGAAGGAGCTGGGCCTCACGCCGCGCAACGGGTGA
- a CDS encoding putative quinol monooxygenase — protein sequence MIVEYIRYTIPESEAEAFIASYTRAQDSLLASSHCLGWELSRCTEDATRFILRIQWDSAEGHMQGFRKSPEFARFFAEIRPYVGRIEEMRHYALTPVAGVKR from the coding sequence ATGATTGTCGAATACATCCGCTACACGATTCCCGAGTCCGAAGCAGAGGCGTTCATCGCCAGCTACACGCGGGCGCAGGACTCGCTCCTCGCGTCGTCCCACTGCCTGGGCTGGGAGCTGTCGCGCTGCACGGAGGACGCCACGCGCTTCATCCTCCGCATCCAGTGGGACTCGGCCGAGGGCCACATGCAGGGCTTCCGCAAGAGCCCGGAGTTCGCGCGCTTCTTCGCGGAGATTCGTCCCTACGTCGGCCGCATCGAGGAGATGCGCCACTACGCGCTCACGCCCGTCGCGGGAGTGAAGCGCTGA